From Daphnia pulicaria isolate SC F1-1A chromosome 11, SC_F0-13Bv2, whole genome shotgun sequence, the proteins below share one genomic window:
- the LOC124315169 gene encoding bestrophin-4-like, with translation MTVTYTAQVATCTGLGCFWKLLFRWKGSIYKLLWPNLVVYVLLYYVLYFVYLFALDEAGQLRFEKISKHCLEYSDLIPLSFVLGFYVNLVVKRWWEMFQSIPGTDTLAIFVANSIPGQDDRCRLMRRTIMRYVNLSYAMILSMVSTRVKKRFPTLDHLVEAGVLLPNEKKIFDDLNARSRYSKFWMPLVWAGSIITRARREGRIRDDFAVKTMLDELCSFRAKCGALNGYDWVPVPLVYTQVVTLAVYTFFMATLMGRQLVGEQKDLYVPVFAFLQFFFYMGWLKVAESLVNPFGEDDDDFETNWLIDRNLQVSYLIVDEMHNEHPELLRDQYWDEITPQELPYTVASQAFRTSPHMGSTAQLTMTSYEKELFQSGSQLHRLEEESDGDPSTESEGIIPDDGGESGPPVKERSPKKRVQRQMSLQSEAPNSFNSQSRLRLSRKAPSVLSVFQKVFTRDNTMGSNVSIASAHRKPGFNRSTSRYSTGGVSRPHSPIVFGPQEDIFKMSDLSIDSGSTTPVNPPIVKSPTAKADLPPLNLKKANERRGKFGKNLSVDPPPGSFAISDPEDEPLISSNAPSPSAPLTTSAQNSPISRHKQFLQPNKSSPKLMPKISPSPQGSPRTTRIPPVAFFMGSDASQTDRASTSKASKKLHVPLAEVEEDCPEEDVVEETVAVVPTISSQRPPVVVPPRTHLDSVREITELEPIDEHGERLESTSIESASIEEKVEDK, from the exons ATGACAGTTACTTATACAGCACAAGTTGCAACTTGCACAGGACTTGGATGTTTTTGGAAACTTCTCTTCCG TTGGAAAGGCTCTATTTACAAATTACTTTGGCCAAACCTGGTTGTTTACGTTCTTCTGTACTATGTACTCTATTTTGTTTACCTATTCGCTTTGGATGAAGCAGGACAGCT GCGGTTTGAAAAGATATCGAAACACTGTCTAGAGTACTCCGATCTTATTCCATTGTCGTTCGTCCTCGGCTTCTATGTAAATTTAGTAGTCAAGAGATGGTGGGAAATGTTTCAATCCAT CCCTGGAACGGACACACTGGCAATATTTGTAGCAAATTCTATTCCCGGACAG gaCGACCGTTGCCGTTTGATGCGCCGCACTATCATGCGGTACGTCAATCTTTCGTACGCCATGATATTGTCCATGGTCTCAACGAGGGTCAAGAAACGATTTCCAACGCTCGACCACCTTGTTGAAGCTG GTGTACTGTTGcccaatgaaaagaaaatattcgaCGACCTCAACGCTCGTTCGCGTTACAGCAAGTTCTGGATGCCGCTTGTTTGGGCTGGATCGATTATTACCCGGGCCCGAAGGGAAGGACGGATACGCGATGATTTTGCTGTCAAAACTATGCTCGATGAGTTATGTTCCTTCCGGGCCAAATGTGGCGCACTTAACGGTTATGATTGGGTTCCCGTTCCTTTGGTTTACACTCAG GTTGTGACCTTGGCAGTTTATACCTTTTTTATGGCAACACTAATGGGCCGCCAACTCGTTGGCGAACAGAAAGACTTGTACGTTCCAGTATTTGCATTTCTCCAA TTTTTCTTCTACATGGGATGGCTGAAAGTGGCCGAAAGTTTGGTCAATCCGTTTGGCGAAGACGATGACGACTTTGAAACTAACTGGTTGATTGATCGAAATCTCCAG GTGTCATACTTAATTGTAGACGAAATGCATAATGAACATCCAGAGCTACTCCGCGATCAGTACTGGGACGAAATCACGCCGCAAGAACTTCCGTACACAGTTGCATCTCAAGCCTTCCGCACATCTCCTCACATGGGCTCAACAGCTCAATTGACGATGACATCTTacgaaaaagaattatttcaatcaGGTTCACAACTTCACAGactggaagaagaaagtgaTGGAGATCCTTCTACTGAAAGTGAGGGCATCATTCCAGATGACGGGGGAGAATCGGG ACCACCGGTTAAGGAACGAAGCCCTAAAAAGAGAGTGCAACGGCAAATGTCCTTGCAATCGGAGGCACCAAATTCGTTCAATAGCCAATCTCGTCTTCGACTTTCACGAAAAGCTCCTTCCGTCTTGTCTGTTTTCCAGAAGGTTTTCACCAGAGACAATA CTATGGGTAGCAATGTATCCATCGCATCTGCACATCGTAAACCAGGATTCAATCGTAGCACCAGCCGGTACAGTACAGGCGGAGTTAGCCGGCCACATTCTCCGATAGTATTTGGACCTCAG GAAGATATATTCAAAATGTCCGATCTGAGTATCGACTCAGGATCCACAACTCCAGTTAATCCCCCAATCGTGAAATCGCCGACTGCTAAGGCTGATCTTCCCcccttaaatttgaaaaaagccaATGAAAGGCGTGGGAAATTTGGCAAG AATTTGAGTGTTGATCCACCGCCTGGATCTTTTGCAATCTCTGATCCAGAAGATGAACCTCTAATTTCAAGCAACGCGCCATCCCCTTCAGCTCCTCTAACTACATCAGCTCagaattctcccatttcaagACACAAGCAATTCTTACAACCCAACAAATCCAGTCCAAAGCTAATGCCGAAAATCTCTCCCAGCCCACAGGGATCTCCAAGAACTACTCGAATTCCACCTGTCGCTTTTTTCATGGGATCCGATGCATCG CAAACTGATCGAGCTTCCACCTCTAAAGCTTCTAAAAAATTGCACGTACCATTGGCCGAGGTAGAGGAAGATTGTCCAGAAGAGGATGTTGTTGAAGAAACTGTTGCAGTTGTTCCCACTATTTCGTCTCAAAGACCTCCTGTAGTAGTTCCACCAAGAACTCATTTAGACAGCGTTCGGGAAATAACAGAGCTTGAGCCGATCGATGAGCACGGCGAGCGTCTtgaatcgacgtcaattgaATCGGCCTCAATTgaggaaaaagtagaagataaaTAA